A DNA window from Hordeum vulgare subsp. vulgare chromosome 1H, MorexV3_pseudomolecules_assembly, whole genome shotgun sequence contains the following coding sequences:
- the LOC123452201 gene encoding RNA polymerase sigma factor sigE, chloroplastic/mitochondrial, protein MTTTVTTPTPSRPLPAGPQRRRYRPTVLAIAGGSKPPRRRAPAAATSCAALAAPEKQSTATAKVAPSPAPAPSAPEGTDYDEVAATLETLYKLSPVIVEEDGKSSKKQAATKKKRKQGRTKPAAATTTTPTPKRTVVVRSQRRRRMDLGKRVEMRDQAAGKEDEHRDGERAFEEALLREHAVSTDMGSLDWRRMKIPPVLSAPQSARLFKIMQPMKAILEVQENMRSELQSEPTEAEVAEAMNMPVQRLRRLRDVGRAARNKLIKHNLRLVLYAINKYYPDMTGDERFADLCQAGANGLITAIDRFEPKRGFRISTYALFWIRHSVVRAMTLSSFTRFPFAMESERQEINRAREELSFELGRTPTDEETMKKVGLSPARYRDVVRMTRPAYSLHSRNRVTQEELINEVTDVDAIGVDTHKHNRLLRLAIDDLLDSLKPKESVVIRQRFGLDGRGRRTLSEIAGNLRISREMVRKYELKALMKLKHPTRVDYLRRYM, encoded by the exons ATGACGACCACGGTGACCACGCCCACGCCCAGCCGCCCGCTCCCGGCGGGGCCTCAGCGGCGCCGGTACAGGCCCACGGTGCTCGCCATCGCCGGCGGCAGCAAGCCGCCGCGGCGCCGGGCGcctgccgccgccaccagctGCGCGGCGCTCGCTGCGCCCGAGAAGCAGAGCACGGCCACCGCCAAGGTAGCCCCTTCCCCCGCTCCGGCGCCGTCGGCACCCGAGGGCACGGACTACGACGAGGTGGCTGCTACACTGGAGACGCTGTACAAGCTGAGCCCCGTTATCGTGGAGGAGGACGGGAAGAGCAGCAAGAAGCAGGCGGCCaccaagaagaagaggaagcaggggagGACGAAACCggcagcagcgacgacgacgacgccgacgccgaAGAGGACAGTGGTGGTGAGGAGCCAGCGGCGGCGCCGGATGGACCTGGGGAAGCGGGTGGAGATGCGGGATCAGGCCGCCGGCAAGGAGGACGAACACCGGGACGGGGAGCGCGCGTTCGAGGAGGCGCTGCTGCGGGAGCACGCCGTGTCGACGGACATGGGCAGCCTCGACTGGAGGCGGATGAAGATCCCGCCGGTGCTCTCCGCCCCGCAGAGCGCGCGCCTCTTCAAGATCATGCAGCCCATGAAG GCCATTTTGGAGGTGCAAGAGAACATGCGGAGCGAGCTGCAGAGCGAGCCGACGGAGGCGGAGGTCGCCGAGGCCATGAACATGCCGGTGCAGCGGCTACGGCGGCTCCGCGACGTCGGCCGGGCGGCCAGGAACAAGCTCATCAAG CACAACCTACGGCTCGTCCTGTACGCGATCAACAAGTACTACCCGGACATGACCGGCGACGAGAGGTTCGCGGACCTGTGCCAGGCCGGCGCCAACGGGCTCATCACGGCCATCGACCGCTTCGAGCCCAAGCGCGGCTTCCGCATCTCCACCTACGCGCTCTTCTGGATCCGCCACTCCGTCGTCCGCGCCATGACGCTCTCCAGCTTCACCCGCTTCCCGTTCGCCATGGAATCG GAGAGGCAGGAGATCAACAGGGCGAGGGAGGAGCTGTCGTTCGAGCTGGGGAGGACGCCGACGGACGAGGAGACGATGAAGAAAGTGGGGCTGTCTCCGGCGAGGTACCGCGACGTGGTGCGGATGACGAGGCCGGCCTACTCGCTCCACTCGCGGAACCGCGTCACGCAGGAGGAGCTCATCAACGAGGTCACCGACGTCGACGCCATCGGGGTCGACACCCACAAGCACAACCGGCTCCTCCGCCTCGCCATCGACGACCTC CTGGATTCGCTGAAGCCCAAGGAGAGCGTGGTGATCAGGCAGAGGTTCGGGCTGGACGGCAGGGGGAGGCGCACACTGAGCGAGATCGCCGGCAACCTGAGGATCTCGAGGGAGATGGTGCGCAAGTACGAACTCAAGGCGCTCATGAAGCTCAAGCACCCCACCCGGGTCGACTACCTACGAAGATACATGTGA
- the LOC123452212 gene encoding uncharacterized protein LOC123452212, whose translation MVKLATAREARLYGPALAVRRWEYINAGAYMFGTLLLAAGLAALCASEGGVGARDAGLAVAGVALAVVAAVNAHDLGAHLAGVDCRLGLARFDPQLGLVELLAPALHAAGCVLAIVGLALQLFSQGDRLERRAADALLAGAVLWILGSVLSSCQTYERADGRAQLLQSSVQVPVLLGSLLFLVAAVLHRRGEPTLPGESERWISLCGSVLWVAGALFNVLKVFVMHQSDAPRLEKLRGGAQERLARDREGRVPLVWRSAAPPTELR comes from the exons ATGGTGAAGCTcgcgacggcgagggaggcgcgGCTGTACGGGCCGGCGCTGGCGGTGCGCCGGTGGGAGTACATCAACGCCGGCGCGTACATGTTCGGGACCCTGCTCCTGGCCGCGGGGCTCGCGGCGCTGTGCGCGTCCGAGGGCGGCGTCGGCGCCAGGGACGCGGGGCTCGCCGTCGCCGGCGTGGCGCTGGCCGTGGTGGCGGCCGTGAACGCGCACGACCTGGGGGCTCACCTCGCCGGCGTGGACTGCCGCTTGGGCCTCGCCCGGTTCGACCCCCAGCTCGGCCTCGTCGAGCTCCTCGCGCCCGCGCTCCACGCCGCCGGCTGCGTCCTCGCCATCGTCGGCCTCGCGCTGCAGCTCTTCTCCCAG GGCGACAGGTTAGAGAGGCGCGCGGCCGACGCGCTGCTGGCGGGCGCGGTGCTCTGGATCCTGGGCTCGGTGCTCAGCTCGTGCCAGACGTACGAGCGCGCCGACGGCCGCGCGCAGCTGCTGCAGTCCAGCGTGCAGGTCCCGGTGCTCCTCGGCAGCCTGCTCTTCCTCGTCGCGGCCGTCCTCCACCGCCGCGGTGAGCCCACCCTGCCAGGCGAGAGCGAGAGGTGGATTAGCCTGTGCGGGAGCGTGCTGTGGGTGGCGGGCGCACTGTTCAACGTGCTCAAGGTGTTCGTGATGCACCAGAGCGACGCGCCGCGGCTGGAGAAGCTCCGCGGCGGCGCGCAGGAGCGGCTCGCCCGGGACCGTGAGGGCCGCGTGCCGCTCGTCTGGAGGTCAGCGGCGCCGCCGACCGAGCTGCGCTGA